A genomic segment from Nocardiopsis sp. Huas11 encodes:
- a CDS encoding dihydrofolate reductase family protein codes for MRTLTYFVAVSLDGFVCAPDGSFDFFPNADDCGEFLLREYPELVPTHIRARIGLDRPNQTFDTMLQGRGSYQVALDEGITSPYAHMRQYVLSRTLAKDTDPDVTVVDSDPLALVRELKREESDLDLCLVGGPTAAGALLPEIDELMIKRYPVIAGAGRPFFDGAFAPAAFERVRSTVFDSGADYTLFRRTAPTAE; via the coding sequence ATGCGCACTCTCACCTACTTCGTCGCGGTATCGCTGGACGGCTTCGTCTGCGCGCCCGACGGCTCCTTCGACTTCTTCCCGAACGCCGACGACTGCGGGGAGTTCCTCCTCCGCGAGTACCCCGAGCTGGTCCCGACCCACATCCGGGCCCGGATCGGCCTCGACCGCCCCAACCAGACGTTCGACACGATGCTCCAGGGCCGGGGGTCCTACCAGGTCGCCCTGGACGAGGGCATCACCAGCCCGTACGCGCACATGCGCCAGTACGTCCTGTCCCGGACCCTGGCCAAGGACACCGACCCGGACGTGACGGTCGTCGACTCCGACCCGCTCGCCCTGGTCCGCGAACTCAAGCGGGAGGAGAGCGACCTGGACCTGTGCCTGGTCGGCGGTCCGACCGCCGCCGGCGCCCTGCTGCCGGAGATCGACGAGCTGATGATCAAGCGCTACCCGGTGATCGCCGGAGCCGGGCGTCCGTTCTTCGACGGCGCCTTCGCCCCGGCCGCCTTCGAGCGTGTACGGAGCACCGTCTTCGACAGCGGAGCCGACTACACGCTCTTCCGCCGCACCGCGCCGACGGCGGAGTGA
- a CDS encoding glutamine synthetase family protein has product MNRQQEFVLRTLEERDIRFVRLWFTDVLGYLKSVAVAPAELEAAFSEGIGFDGSAIEGFARVYEADMLAQPDPSTFQVLPWRNEPHGTARMYCDILMPDGSPSPADPRHVLKRQLSKASDLGFTFYTHPEIEFYLLKKMPEHGEFPEPNDSGGYFDHTPHNSAHDFRRNAINMLEAMGISVEFSHHEGGPGQQEIDLRYADALTTADNIMTFRLVMKEVAMEQDVYATFMPKPFTQYPGSGMHTHLSLFEGDRNAFYEPGADFQLSKVGRGFIAGLLRHADEITAVTNQWVNSYKRLWDDPAASAGMGGEAPAYICWGHNNRSALVRVPMYKPGKSNSSRIEIRSMDTACNPYLAYAVVLAAGLKGIEEGYELPPGAEDDVWALTDAERRALGIRPLPQSLDEALRIMENSELVAETLGEHVFDFFLRNKKAEWNSYRRQVTPYELQRYLPTL; this is encoded by the coding sequence GTGAATCGACAGCAGGAATTCGTGCTCCGCACGTTGGAGGAGCGCGACATCCGGTTCGTGAGGCTGTGGTTCACCGACGTGCTCGGGTACCTCAAGTCCGTGGCGGTGGCTCCCGCCGAACTGGAGGCGGCCTTCTCCGAGGGCATCGGTTTCGACGGCTCCGCCATCGAGGGCTTCGCCCGCGTGTACGAGGCCGACATGCTCGCCCAGCCCGACCCGTCGACCTTCCAGGTCCTGCCCTGGCGCAACGAGCCGCACGGCACCGCGCGCATGTACTGCGACATCCTGATGCCGGACGGCTCCCCCTCCCCCGCGGACCCCCGGCACGTGCTCAAGCGGCAGCTGAGCAAGGCATCCGATCTGGGCTTCACGTTCTACACGCACCCGGAGATCGAGTTCTACCTGCTCAAGAAGATGCCGGAGCACGGGGAGTTCCCCGAGCCCAACGACTCGGGCGGCTACTTCGACCACACGCCGCACAACTCGGCGCACGACTTCCGGCGCAACGCGATCAACATGCTCGAGGCCATGGGCATCTCGGTGGAGTTCAGCCACCACGAGGGCGGTCCGGGCCAGCAGGAGATCGACCTGCGCTACGCGGACGCGCTGACCACCGCCGACAACATCATGACCTTCCGGCTCGTGATGAAGGAGGTGGCGATGGAGCAGGACGTGTACGCCACCTTCATGCCCAAGCCCTTCACGCAGTACCCGGGTTCGGGCATGCACACGCACCTGTCGCTGTTCGAGGGCGACCGCAACGCCTTCTACGAGCCGGGCGCGGACTTCCAGCTGTCCAAGGTGGGCCGCGGGTTCATCGCGGGCCTGCTGCGGCACGCGGACGAGATCACCGCCGTCACGAACCAGTGGGTGAACTCCTACAAGCGGCTGTGGGACGACCCGGCGGCCTCGGCCGGGATGGGCGGCGAGGCGCCGGCCTACATCTGCTGGGGCCACAACAACCGGTCCGCGCTCGTGCGGGTGCCGATGTACAAGCCGGGCAAGTCCAACTCCAGCCGGATCGAGATCCGCTCGATGGACACCGCCTGCAACCCGTACCTGGCCTACGCCGTGGTGCTGGCCGCCGGCCTCAAGGGCATCGAGGAGGGCTACGAGCTGCCCCCGGGTGCCGAGGACGACGTGTGGGCGCTCACCGACGCCGAGCGCCGCGCGCTGGGCATCCGCCCGCTGCCGCAGAGCCTGGACGAGGCGCTGCGGATCATGGAGAACAGCGAGCTGGTCGCCGAGACCCTGGGCGAGCACGTGTTCGACTTCTTCCTGCGCAACAAGAAGGCGGAGTGGAACTCCTACCGCCGCCAGGTGACGCCGTACGAGCTCCAGCGCTACCTGCCCACGCTCTAG
- a CDS encoding NAD+ synthase, with translation MAQLRIALAQVNPTVGDLDGNRRLVVAAAREAAEAGAHLAVLPEMVVTGYPVEDLALRKSFVSASIKATRALAADLAEAGLADLPTVVGYLSRREDQSAPGASPGQPAGAPQNAVAVLYQGRVAVTSAKYHLPNYGVFDEFRNFVPGDTLPVVRVRGVDVALAVCEDLWQEGGPVTATRAARAGLLVSLNGSPYERHKDDVRLELCQRRAREIGAALAYVNMVGGQDDLVFEGDSLVVDAEGDLVARAPQFSETLLVADLDLPEAVDRPEDPDRVDGLRIVRRTLTATPVDFYPPLKNTVTPRPDPLSDTGEVYQALVTGLRDYVVKNGFRSALVGLSGGIDSALTATIAVDALGPDRVHGVLMPSEYSSEHSLSDAEDLAERQGFAARTAAIAPMVAAFEQAAHETGAPLTGTAAENLQARVRGTLLMGLSNQEGHLVLATGNKSEAATGYSTLYGDSVGGFAPIKDCWKTLVWELARWRNDEAAREGLTPPIPENSISKPPSAELAPDQRDSDSLPDYAMLDAVLDAYIGTDKGEAELIFAGYDPDLVRRVISLVDRAEYKRRQSAPGTKISSRNLSRDRRVPITNRWTV, from the coding sequence GTGGCACAGCTGAGAATCGCACTCGCCCAGGTCAATCCCACCGTCGGCGACCTCGACGGCAACCGCCGGCTCGTCGTCGCCGCCGCCCGCGAGGCGGCCGAGGCCGGAGCGCACCTCGCGGTGCTCCCGGAGATGGTCGTCACCGGCTACCCCGTCGAGGACCTCGCCCTGCGCAAGTCCTTCGTGTCGGCCTCCATCAAGGCCACCAGGGCCCTGGCGGCCGACCTCGCCGAAGCGGGGCTGGCCGACCTGCCGACCGTGGTCGGCTACCTCTCCCGCCGAGAGGACCAGTCCGCGCCCGGCGCCTCCCCGGGCCAACCCGCCGGCGCGCCGCAGAACGCCGTCGCCGTGCTCTACCAGGGCCGGGTGGCCGTCACCTCGGCCAAGTACCACCTGCCCAACTACGGCGTCTTCGACGAGTTCCGCAACTTCGTCCCGGGCGACACCCTCCCGGTCGTGCGGGTGCGCGGGGTCGACGTCGCCCTGGCCGTCTGCGAGGACCTGTGGCAGGAGGGCGGACCCGTCACCGCCACCCGCGCCGCGCGCGCCGGACTCCTGGTCTCGCTCAACGGGTCGCCCTACGAGCGCCACAAGGACGACGTCCGCCTCGAACTGTGCCAGCGCCGCGCCCGCGAGATCGGCGCCGCCCTGGCCTACGTCAACATGGTCGGCGGCCAGGACGACCTGGTCTTCGAGGGCGACTCGCTGGTGGTCGACGCCGAGGGCGACCTCGTGGCCCGCGCGCCCCAGTTCAGCGAGACCCTGCTGGTCGCCGACCTCGACCTGCCCGAGGCCGTCGACCGTCCCGAGGACCCCGACCGGGTCGACGGACTGCGCATCGTCCGCCGCACTCTGACCGCCACCCCGGTCGACTTCTACCCGCCCCTGAAGAACACCGTCACCCCGCGCCCCGACCCGCTCTCGGACACCGGCGAGGTCTACCAGGCCCTGGTCACGGGCCTGCGCGACTACGTCGTCAAGAACGGCTTCCGTTCGGCGCTCGTGGGGCTCTCGGGCGGCATCGACTCCGCCCTGACCGCCACGATCGCCGTGGACGCGCTCGGCCCCGACCGCGTCCACGGGGTCCTGATGCCCAGCGAGTACTCCAGTGAGCACTCCCTCAGCGACGCCGAGGACCTGGCCGAGCGCCAGGGCTTCGCCGCCCGCACGGCGGCGATCGCTCCCATGGTCGCCGCCTTCGAGCAGGCCGCCCATGAGACCGGGGCTCCGCTGACCGGCACGGCCGCCGAGAACCTCCAGGCCCGCGTGCGCGGCACCCTGCTCATGGGCCTGTCCAACCAGGAGGGCCACCTGGTCCTGGCCACCGGCAACAAGAGCGAGGCCGCGACCGGCTACTCCACGCTCTACGGCGACTCCGTCGGCGGATTCGCGCCCATCAAGGACTGCTGGAAGACCCTGGTGTGGGAGCTCGCCCGCTGGCGCAACGACGAGGCGGCCCGGGAGGGCCTGACCCCGCCCATCCCGGAGAACTCCATCTCCAAGCCGCCCAGCGCCGAGCTGGCCCCGGACCAGCGCGACTCCGACTCCCTGCCCGACTACGCGATGCTCGACGCCGTCCTGGACGCCTACATCGGCACGGACAAGGGCGAGGCCGAGCTCATCTTCGCCGGATACGACCCCGACCTGGTCCGGCGCGTCATCAGCCTGGTCGACCGTGCCGAGTACAAGCGCCGCCAGTCCGCCCCGGGCACCAAGATCAGCTCTCGCAACCTCAGCCGCGACCGCCGCGTGCCCATCACCAACCGCTGGACGGTGTGA
- a CDS encoding RNA polymerase sigma factor, with protein MPRRLPAPTREQAVARFEELYDASYRDVLAYLLRRTQQPDQAADLVADVFTAVWRRIGDVPPGDQARPWVFGVARHVLANHRRGARRVNALSARLRSELRETTVVHPGLGEIGEIGAVFRSLSDQDQEILALAGWEELDAGQIAVALGCARGTARVRLHRARNRFARALRRAGLEIDGGPAPSAATRRTTTVRGATS; from the coding sequence TTGCCCCGACGACTCCCGGCGCCGACCAGGGAGCAGGCGGTCGCACGGTTCGAGGAGCTCTACGACGCCTCCTACCGCGACGTGCTCGCCTACCTCCTGCGGCGCACGCAGCAGCCGGACCAGGCCGCCGACCTGGTCGCGGACGTCTTCACGGCGGTATGGCGCCGTATCGGGGACGTCCCACCCGGCGACCAGGCCCGGCCCTGGGTCTTCGGCGTGGCCCGTCACGTGCTCGCCAACCACCGGCGCGGCGCGCGCCGCGTCAACGCGCTGTCCGCACGGCTGCGTTCGGAGCTGCGCGAGACGACCGTGGTCCACCCCGGGCTCGGCGAGATCGGCGAGATCGGCGCGGTGTTCCGCTCCCTGTCCGACCAGGACCAGGAGATCCTCGCCCTGGCGGGCTGGGAGGAACTCGACGCCGGTCAGATCGCCGTGGCCCTGGGCTGCGCCCGGGGCACCGCACGGGTCCGGCTGCACCGGGCCAGGAACCGGTTCGCGCGCGCCCTGCGCCGCGCCGGCCTGGAGATCGACGGCGGCCCCGCCCCCTCGGCGGCCACGCGCCGAACCACCACAGTGAGAGGAGCGACGTCATGA